The following proteins are encoded in a genomic region of Burkholderia gladioli:
- the hpaI gene encoding 4-hydroxy-2-oxoheptanedioate aldolase gives MNASSPYGLNRFKAALAARRRQVGFWVSMAEPYLAEITATAGFDWLLIDGEHAPNDVRSIVAQLQAVAPYRAEAVVRPVEGSTALIKQLLDAGARTLLVPMVETAEQARELVAAVRYPPRGVRGVGSAVARASRWNQRADYLDLADEEVCLLVQAESATALRNLDEICAVDGVDGVFIGPADLAASMGHRGNARHADVQFAIDDAIARIIRAGKAAGTLTDDAALARHYLSLGCLFVAVGVDVLLYANAVRAVANAFEVGPGAEH, from the coding sequence ATGAACGCCAGTTCCCCTTATGGATTGAACCGCTTCAAGGCCGCGCTCGCGGCGCGACGCCGGCAGGTCGGCTTCTGGGTATCGATGGCCGAGCCCTACCTGGCCGAGATCACCGCCACGGCCGGTTTCGACTGGCTGCTGATCGATGGCGAGCACGCGCCGAACGACGTGCGCAGCATCGTGGCGCAACTGCAGGCCGTGGCGCCGTATCGGGCCGAGGCGGTGGTGCGGCCGGTGGAGGGCAGTACCGCGCTGATCAAGCAGTTGCTGGATGCCGGCGCGCGCACGCTGCTGGTACCGATGGTCGAGACCGCCGAGCAGGCACGCGAACTGGTGGCCGCGGTGCGCTACCCGCCGCGCGGCGTGCGCGGGGTGGGCAGCGCGGTGGCGCGCGCCTCGCGCTGGAACCAGCGCGCCGACTATCTCGACCTGGCCGACGAGGAAGTCTGCCTGCTGGTGCAGGCCGAAAGCGCGACTGCGCTGCGCAACCTCGACGAGATCTGCGCGGTGGACGGCGTGGATGGCGTGTTCATCGGCCCGGCCGACCTGGCCGCCTCGATGGGCCACCGCGGCAACGCGCGGCACGCCGACGTGCAGTTCGCGATCGACGATGCGATCGCGCGCATCATCCGCGCCGGCAAGGCGGCCGGCACGCTGACCGACGACGCGGCGCTGGCGCGCCACTATCTCTCGCTGGGCTGTCTGTTCGTGGCGGTTGGCGTTGATGTGCTGCTTTACGCGAACGCGGTGCGCGCGGTGGCGAACGCCTTCGAGGTGGGGCCCGGCGCCGAGCATTGA
- a CDS encoding porin: MVPFIGRPRAAIPFALLISSACPAALAQSSVTLYGSLDAGVAYVNNRDGHSQVAMLQGVAQPDRFGLTGTEALGGGWSAVFRLENGFFTNNGALARANTLFSRQAYVGLSSTRYGTLTLGEQSSFNYDWVAPLGNNFQGNNLLAAHPGNLDGLVETTSAQEANLIKYRSAVWNGLSFGLLYGLGGVAGDFSNGRIAGGAASYTNGPLAIAAAYVNEHNRALGPMLGDTTAGLGLSSFQGKPALSYVADKIENTGVGARYDFGRLRLHAVFTYVRIVSGSFADSYRTWETGATWLSTPANAIVGGIAATGFIGRRYLTATLGDVYSLSKSTQVYLQAVAQQATGTTDARASIFSVGASGTPRQLAFVTGIHHLF; this comes from the coding sequence ATGGTTCCGTTCATCGGCCGCCCGCGCGCGGCCATTCCCTTCGCACTACTGATATCGTCGGCCTGCCCGGCGGCTCTCGCGCAGAGCAGCGTGACGCTGTACGGCAGCCTCGACGCCGGCGTCGCCTACGTCAACAACCGCGACGGGCATTCGCAGGTCGCCATGCTGCAGGGCGTCGCGCAGCCGGATCGCTTCGGCCTGACCGGCACCGAGGCGCTCGGCGGCGGCTGGAGCGCGGTATTCCGCCTCGAGAACGGCTTCTTCACCAACAACGGCGCCCTGGCGCGCGCCAACACGCTGTTCAGCCGCCAGGCCTATGTCGGCCTCTCGTCCACCCGCTACGGCACGCTCACGCTCGGCGAGCAGAGCTCGTTCAACTACGACTGGGTCGCGCCGCTCGGCAACAACTTCCAGGGCAACAACCTGCTGGCCGCGCATCCGGGCAACCTGGACGGGCTGGTGGAAACCACCTCGGCGCAGGAAGCGAACCTGATCAAGTACCGCTCGGCGGTCTGGAACGGGCTGTCCTTCGGCCTGCTCTACGGGCTCGGCGGCGTGGCGGGCGATTTCTCCAACGGGCGCATCGCCGGCGGCGCCGCCAGCTATACCAACGGGCCCCTGGCAATCGCGGCGGCCTACGTGAACGAGCACAATCGCGCGCTCGGCCCCATGCTCGGCGATACCACCGCCGGGCTCGGCCTGAGCAGCTTCCAGGGCAAGCCGGCCCTGTCCTACGTGGCCGACAAGATCGAGAACACCGGCGTGGGCGCGCGCTACGATTTCGGCCGCCTGCGGCTGCACGCGGTGTTCACCTACGTGCGGATCGTCTCGGGTTCGTTCGCCGACAGCTACCGCACCTGGGAAACCGGCGCGACCTGGCTCAGCACGCCGGCCAATGCGATCGTCGGCGGCATCGCGGCCACCGGCTTCATCGGCCGGCGCTACCTGACGGCCACGCTGGGCGACGTCTACTCGCTGTCGAAGTCGACCCAGGTCTATCTGCAGGCGGTCGCGCAGCAGGCCACCGGCACGACCGATGCGCGCGCATCGATCTTCTCGGTCGGCGCCTCGGGCACGCCGCGCCAGTTGGCCTTCGTCACCGGCATCCATCACCTGTTCTGA
- a CDS encoding MFS transporter produces the protein MQPAHVFDVQRWLDAQRFSRFQFAIATLCFAVVALDGLDTALIGFVVPALRGDWHPSTTAVTLLVASGLAGLAIGAFFAGPLGDRIGRKRLLTGSVLGFGLFSLLSAIAPNITLLTLCRLLTGVGLGAAMPNAITMTSEYSPRSRRALVVTTMFCGFTFGSAAAGFVAAHVIPRHGWHAMFVIGGVLPLALGLLMLAALPESIRFLIHRQAPADTIAALLRRISREAPDAGHRFVVDEPAGLAGRSPVAQLFAPALKFGTLALWCVFWMNLLVVYLVTNWLPSLFRDAGFDLAQAAVVTAMFQLGGTVGSVLIGRTMDRRNPYAVLAGAYGAGILCVLLVAWRYQELLSLSLGIFGVGFAVAGSQTGANALAAGFYPTGSRVTGVSWALGVGRLGAIAGSFIGALLIASAIGLSSVFMLLIVPIACAAAAIGVMGLHYLRAPRIAEAVE, from the coding sequence GTGCAACCCGCTCACGTTTTCGACGTGCAGCGCTGGCTCGACGCGCAGCGGTTTTCCCGCTTCCAGTTCGCGATCGCCACGCTGTGCTTCGCCGTCGTCGCGCTCGACGGCCTCGACACCGCCCTGATCGGCTTCGTGGTCCCCGCGCTGCGCGGCGACTGGCATCCCTCCACCACCGCCGTCACCCTGCTGGTCGCCTCGGGGCTGGCGGGCCTGGCGATCGGCGCGTTCTTCGCCGGCCCGCTCGGCGACCGGATCGGCCGCAAGCGGCTGCTGACCGGCTCGGTGCTCGGCTTCGGCCTGTTCAGCCTGCTCTCGGCGATCGCGCCGAACATCACGCTGCTGACGCTGTGCCGGCTGCTGACCGGCGTCGGCCTGGGCGCGGCGATGCCCAACGCGATCACCATGACCTCCGAGTACAGCCCGCGCAGCCGCCGCGCGCTGGTGGTCACCACCATGTTCTGCGGCTTCACCTTCGGCTCGGCCGCGGCGGGCTTCGTCGCCGCGCACGTGATCCCGCGCCACGGCTGGCACGCGATGTTCGTGATCGGCGGCGTGCTGCCGCTCGCGCTCGGGCTGCTGATGCTGGCGGCCCTGCCCGAGTCGATCCGCTTCCTGATCCATCGCCAGGCGCCGGCCGACACCATCGCCGCATTGCTGCGGCGCATCTCGCGTGAGGCGCCCGACGCCGGGCACCGCTTCGTGGTGGACGAACCCGCCGGGCTGGCCGGCCGCTCGCCGGTGGCGCAGTTGTTCGCGCCGGCGCTGAAGTTCGGCACGCTGGCGCTCTGGTGCGTGTTCTGGATGAACCTGCTGGTGGTCTACCTGGTCACCAACTGGCTGCCGAGCCTGTTCCGCGACGCCGGCTTCGACCTGGCCCAGGCCGCCGTCGTCACGGCGATGTTCCAGCTCGGCGGCACGGTGGGCTCGGTCCTGATCGGCCGCACCATGGACCGCCGCAACCCCTACGCGGTGCTGGCGGGCGCCTACGGCGCCGGCATCCTCTGCGTGCTGCTGGTGGCCTGGCGCTACCAGGAGCTGCTGTCGCTCTCGCTGGGCATCTTCGGGGTCGGCTTCGCGGTGGCGGGCTCGCAGACCGGCGCGAACGCGCTGGCCGCCGGCTTCTATCCCACCGGCAGCCGCGTCACCGGGGTGAGCTGGGCGCTCGGCGTCGGGCGGCTCGGCGCGATCGCCGGCTCCTTCATCGGCGCGCTGCTGATCGCCAGCGCGATCGGGCTGTCGAGCGTGTTCATGCTGCTGATCGTGCCGATCGCCTGCGCCGCCGCCGCGATCGGCGTGATGGGCCTGCACTACCTGCGCGCGCCGCGCATCGCCGAAGCCGTCGAATGA
- a CDS encoding amidohydrolase family protein yields the protein MDNKIALEEHFASPDTIGDSERFFTHDLWQVRRRQLLDFQEERIERMDACGIGYAILSLNAPAVQAITDRQRAIDVARRANDLLAEQVARRPERFGAFAALPLQDPEAAARELERAVGELGFQGALVNGFSQVGSEDDSTYYDLPQYWPFWAEVERLGVPFYLHPRNPLPSQQRSIEGHPWLMGPAWAFSPETGVHALRLIGSGLFDAHPKLQIILGHLGELVQNNIWRTSHWASANGKNPLGVKARRPFIDYFRENFNLTTSGNFRTIAMRNAMDEIGSDRVLFSSDYPFETMEEAAQWFDRAEINDNDRQKIGRDNARRLFRLD from the coding sequence ATGGACAACAAGATTGCTCTCGAGGAACACTTCGCGTCGCCGGACACGATCGGCGATTCCGAACGCTTCTTCACCCACGACCTCTGGCAGGTGCGCCGCCGTCAGTTGCTCGACTTCCAGGAGGAGCGCATCGAGCGCATGGACGCCTGCGGGATCGGCTACGCGATCCTCTCGCTGAACGCGCCGGCCGTGCAGGCGATCACCGATCGCCAGCGCGCGATCGACGTGGCGCGCCGCGCCAACGACCTGCTCGCCGAACAGGTGGCGCGCCGCCCCGAGCGCTTCGGCGCCTTCGCCGCGCTGCCGCTGCAGGACCCGGAAGCGGCAGCGCGCGAGCTCGAGCGCGCGGTCGGCGAACTGGGCTTCCAGGGCGCGCTGGTCAACGGCTTCTCGCAGGTCGGCAGCGAGGACGACTCGACCTACTACGACCTGCCGCAATACTGGCCGTTCTGGGCCGAGGTCGAGCGGCTCGGCGTGCCCTTCTACCTGCATCCGCGCAATCCGCTGCCGAGCCAGCAGCGCTCGATCGAGGGCCATCCCTGGCTGATGGGCCCGGCCTGGGCCTTCTCGCCCGAAACCGGCGTGCATGCGCTGCGCCTGATCGGCAGCGGCCTGTTCGATGCGCATCCGAAGCTGCAGATCATCCTCGGCCACCTCGGCGAGCTGGTGCAGAACAACATCTGGCGCACCTCGCACTGGGCCTCGGCGAACGGCAAGAACCCGCTGGGCGTGAAGGCCAGGCGGCCCTTCATCGACTACTTCCGCGAGAATTTCAACCTCACCACCAGCGGCAACTTCCGCACCATCGCGATGCGCAACGCGATGGACGAGATCGGCAGCGACCGCGTGCTGTTCTCCTCCGACTACCCGTTCGAGACCATGGAGGAAGCGGCGCAGTGGTTCGATCGCGCGGAAATCAACGACAACGACCGCCAGAAGATCGGCCGCGACAACGCACGGCGCCTGTTCCGCCTCGACTGA
- a CDS encoding LysR family transcriptional regulator: MTLVLPATPMTHDTALRNIDLNLLLVFDVLYRTRSTTRAAQALHLTQPSVSNALKRLRTLFDDVLFVKTAEGMQPTARADEIAALVDPGLASLRLAMQAGKPFEPEAADRTFHLYVSDLGQAIFMPRLVAHLREVAPGLRIVTSDPSLDDAQQMMKLGQIDLAIGMFQGLHDDFHQQRLFHESYVALVRHDHPAIGARLSAERFFAAEHVVYTPTAGSHARFEAALDALSGPGGRARRVALRLAHSFGIERIVASSDLVACVPSRLARVLTRPDVRALALPFDIAPTDIAQFWHERFHRDEGHRWLRTLVYRLFHDASPSALDGAA, translated from the coding sequence ATGACCCTCGTTCTCCCCGCCACGCCAATGACGCACGACACCGCGCTGCGCAATATCGATCTCAATCTGCTGCTCGTGTTCGACGTGCTGTATCGCACGCGCAGCACCACGCGCGCGGCGCAGGCGCTGCACCTGACCCAGCCTTCGGTGAGCAACGCGCTCAAGCGGCTGCGCACGCTGTTCGACGACGTGCTGTTCGTGAAGACGGCCGAGGGCATGCAGCCGACGGCGCGCGCCGACGAGATCGCGGCGCTGGTGGATCCGGGCCTGGCTTCGCTGCGGCTGGCGATGCAGGCCGGCAAGCCATTCGAGCCCGAGGCGGCCGATCGCACCTTCCATCTCTACGTCAGCGACCTGGGGCAGGCGATCTTCATGCCGCGGCTGGTGGCGCACCTGCGCGAGGTGGCGCCGGGGCTGAGGATCGTGACCAGCGATCCTTCGCTGGACGATGCGCAGCAGATGATGAAGCTCGGGCAGATCGACCTGGCGATCGGGATGTTCCAGGGGCTGCACGACGACTTTCACCAGCAGCGGCTGTTTCACGAGAGCTACGTGGCGCTGGTCCGGCATGATCATCCGGCGATCGGGGCGCGGCTCTCGGCGGAGCGCTTCTTCGCGGCGGAGCATGTGGTGTACACGCCGACGGCGGGGAGCCATGCGCGCTTCGAGGCGGCGCTCGACGCGCTCTCGGGGCCGGGCGGCAGGGCGAGGCGGGTGGCGCTGCGGCTCGCGCATTCGTTCGGGATCGAGCGAATCGTGGCGTCGAGCGATTTGGTGGCCTGCGTGCCGAGCAGGTTGGCGCGGGTGCTGACCCGGCCGGACGTGCGCGCGCTGGCGCTGCCGTTCGATATCGCGCCGACCGATATCGCGCAGTTCTGGCATGAACGGTTTCATCGCGACGAGGGGCATCGATGGTTGCGGACGCTCGTTTATCGGCTGTTTCATGATGCGAGCCCGAGTGCGCTGGACGGGGCGGCTTGA
- a CDS encoding alanyl-tRNA editing protein, which produces MPTRKRFWDDPYLTHLDTTVLAVDGQRVHVRETIFFAFSGGQESDTGTLGGYPVLHADKEGLDLVYTLPPDHQLRAGDGVAIWIDGARRLGLMRHHFAAEMILQLVYRARPGIERIGAHIAADKARIDFASDTSLSPLLPELEREAASLVARALPIHTAFSDIDAERRYWQVEGFASMPCGGTHPRTTAEVGALTLKRRNTGKGKERIEIVLAPLVGSGLNRI; this is translated from the coding sequence ATGCCCACCCGTAAACGCTTCTGGGACGACCCCTACCTGACCCACCTCGACACCACCGTGCTCGCCGTCGACGGCCAGCGCGTCCACGTCAGGGAAACCATCTTCTTCGCGTTTTCGGGAGGACAGGAGAGCGACACCGGCACGCTCGGCGGCTACCCCGTGCTGCATGCCGACAAGGAAGGGCTCGACCTGGTCTACACGCTGCCGCCCGATCACCAACTCCGCGCCGGCGACGGCGTGGCGATCTGGATCGACGGCGCGCGCCGGCTCGGCCTGATGCGCCACCACTTCGCGGCGGAAATGATCCTGCAACTGGTCTACCGGGCGCGCCCGGGCATCGAGCGGATCGGCGCGCACATCGCGGCCGACAAGGCCCGCATCGATTTCGCCAGCGACACCAGCCTGAGCCCGCTGCTGCCGGAACTGGAGCGGGAAGCGGCCAGCCTGGTGGCCCGTGCCTTGCCGATCCACACCGCCTTCAGCGACATCGACGCCGAGCGTCGCTACTGGCAGGTCGAAGGCTTCGCCTCGATGCCGTGCGGCGGCACGCATCCGCGCACCACGGCCGAAGTCGGCGCGCTCACGCTCAAGCGCCGCAACACGGGCAAGGGCAAGGAGCGCATCGAGATCGTGCTGGCGCCCCTTGTCGGCAGCGGTTTGAATCGAATTTGA
- a CDS encoding TRAP transporter substrate-binding protein, giving the protein MKTIFTRQRVTVAIVAALAAATTLSAEARVFRSADVHSDNFPTNMAVKFMSDEIKKATDGKDSIKVYGNSALGSENETVDQVRLGAIDMVRANGAAFNEIVPESMIPSFPFLFRDIEHFRNVMYGPEGQKILDAFKAKGMIALTFYESGARSIYAKRPVKSPADMKGLKVRVQPSDLMVDEIKAMGGTPTPMPFSEVYTGLKTGLVDAAENNLPSYDETKHYEVANVFSETQHAMTPEVLVFSKKVWDTLSPQEQAIIKKAAADSVPYYVQLWTAREADARKAVLKGGATIVPAAQIDRAAFVKAMQPLWTKYEKTPQMKQIVDEIQAIK; this is encoded by the coding sequence ATGAAAACGATCTTCACGCGCCAGCGCGTCACCGTAGCGATCGTCGCGGCACTCGCCGCCGCCACGACGCTGTCGGCCGAGGCCCGCGTCTTCCGCTCCGCCGATGTCCACAGCGACAACTTCCCGACGAACATGGCTGTCAAGTTCATGAGCGACGAGATCAAGAAGGCGACGGACGGCAAGGATTCGATCAAGGTTTACGGCAACAGCGCGCTCGGTTCGGAAAACGAGACGGTCGACCAGGTGCGCCTGGGCGCGATCGACATGGTTCGCGCCAACGGCGCCGCCTTCAACGAGATCGTGCCGGAATCGATGATCCCGTCGTTCCCGTTCCTGTTCCGCGACATCGAGCACTTCCGCAACGTGATGTACGGCCCGGAAGGCCAGAAGATCCTCGACGCGTTCAAGGCCAAGGGCATGATCGCGCTGACCTTCTATGAAAGCGGCGCGCGCTCGATCTACGCCAAGCGCCCGGTCAAGTCGCCGGCCGACATGAAGGGCCTCAAGGTGCGCGTGCAACCTTCGGACCTGATGGTCGACGAGATCAAGGCGATGGGCGGCACGCCCACGCCGATGCCGTTCTCCGAGGTCTACACGGGCCTGAAGACGGGCCTGGTGGATGCCGCCGAGAACAACCTGCCGTCCTACGACGAAACCAAGCACTACGAAGTGGCCAACGTGTTCTCGGAAACGCAGCACGCGATGACGCCGGAAGTGCTGGTGTTCTCCAAGAAGGTGTGGGACACGCTGAGCCCGCAGGAGCAGGCCATCATCAAGAAGGCGGCCGCCGATTCGGTGCCGTACTACGTGCAACTCTGGACGGCGCGTGAGGCCGATGCGCGCAAGGCCGTGCTCAAGGGCGGCGCGACCATCGTGCCGGCCGCGCAGATCGACCGTGCCGCGTTCGTGAAGGCGATGCAGCCGCTCTGGACCAAGTACGAGAAGACCCCGCAGATGAAGCAGATCGTCGACGAGATCCAGGCGATCAAGTAA
- a CDS encoding TRAP transporter small permease → MRFIKHSNDVLFMALAVIASASLVVLTALVFYAVVMRYVFNNAPDFVEPIALLLVIVIAMFGAAMKVRDGGHIGLDSFVRRLSPKGQSIIHGFQHLCLMAFAVALILGCLEMAETTFEDRIPIIGLPESVRYLIPLPAGIAIILFSLEHLLALCKRNRT, encoded by the coding sequence ATGAGGTTCATCAAGCACTCGAACGACGTGCTGTTCATGGCGCTGGCCGTCATCGCGTCGGCGAGTCTCGTCGTGCTGACGGCGCTCGTGTTCTACGCGGTCGTGATGCGCTATGTGTTCAACAACGCCCCTGATTTCGTCGAGCCGATCGCGCTGCTGCTGGTGATCGTGATCGCGATGTTCGGCGCCGCGATGAAGGTGCGCGACGGCGGCCATATCGGCCTCGACTCGTTCGTGCGCCGGCTCTCGCCCAAGGGCCAGTCGATCATCCACGGGTTCCAGCACCTCTGCCTGATGGCGTTCGCGGTGGCGCTGATCCTCGGCTGCCTGGAGATGGCCGAAACCACCTTCGAGGACCGGATTCCGATCATCGGCCTGCCCGAATCGGTGCGCTACCTGATCCCGCTGCCGGCCGGTATCGCCATCATCCTGTTCTCGCTCGAGCACCTGCTTGCGCTGTGCAAGCGCAACCGAACCTGA
- a CDS encoding TRAP transporter large permease yields the protein MELAILSISFLLLLFLGVPVSFALGLACVATYLAEGLPIATSMQSVISGMNAFSFLAVPFFIFSGELMLHGGIADRILKFAQAIVGHFRGGLGMANVVACTLFGGVSGSPTADTSAMGGVVIPLMKREGYSAAYAVNVTTHASLAGALMPTSTNMIIYAFAAQGITGMLNGHPVSGVSIGDLLFSGLLPVLWVMGFVLIAAYWQARRYGFPRREDGSTALLKFPGWYAVARSFVGALPGLGVIAIILVCVAKGIATATEAAAIAVVYSLVLTIFVYRTLTMKKLWRALSHAARTTGVVLLLIAVSNMLRFQMSYLEIPDAIEHLLLQSNAQPWLMLLYINILQVFLGTFVDMAAHILITTPLFLPIAMACGVGPVQFGIMLLLNCSLGLVHPPIGSVQFVGCAIGEVSIGETTKTAWPYYLAIFSAINIVTYWPFFSTWLPSVISGHPVF from the coding sequence ATGGAACTCGCAATCCTCTCCATCAGCTTCCTGCTGCTGCTTTTCCTCGGGGTGCCCGTCTCGTTCGCGCTCGGGCTCGCGTGCGTGGCCACCTACCTGGCCGAGGGCCTGCCGATCGCCACCTCGATGCAGTCGGTGATCTCCGGGATGAACGCGTTCTCGTTCCTGGCGGTGCCGTTCTTCATCTTCTCCGGCGAGCTGATGCTGCATGGCGGCATCGCGGACCGCATCCTGAAGTTCGCGCAGGCGATCGTCGGCCACTTCCGCGGCGGCCTGGGCATGGCCAACGTGGTGGCCTGCACGCTGTTCGGCGGCGTGTCCGGCTCGCCCACCGCCGATACCTCGGCGATGGGCGGCGTGGTGATCCCGCTGATGAAGCGCGAAGGCTACAGCGCCGCCTACGCGGTCAACGTGACCACCCACGCCTCGCTGGCCGGCGCGCTGATGCCGACCTCGACCAACATGATCATCTACGCGTTCGCCGCGCAGGGGATCACGGGCATGCTCAACGGTCATCCGGTGAGCGGCGTGTCGATCGGCGACCTGCTGTTCTCGGGCCTGCTGCCGGTGCTGTGGGTGATGGGCTTCGTGCTGATCGCCGCCTACTGGCAGGCGCGACGCTACGGCTTCCCGCGCCGCGAGGATGGCAGCACGGCGCTCCTGAAATTCCCGGGCTGGTACGCGGTGGCACGTTCCTTCGTGGGCGCATTGCCGGGCCTCGGCGTGATCGCGATCATCCTGGTGTGCGTGGCCAAGGGCATCGCCACCGCCACCGAGGCGGCCGCGATCGCGGTGGTCTACTCGCTGGTGCTGACCATCTTCGTGTATCGCACGCTGACCATGAAGAAGCTGTGGCGCGCGCTGTCGCACGCGGCTCGCACCACCGGCGTGGTGCTGCTGTTGATCGCCGTGTCCAACATGCTGCGCTTCCAGATGTCCTACCTGGAGATCCCGGACGCGATCGAGCACCTGCTTCTGCAGTCGAACGCGCAGCCCTGGTTGATGCTGCTGTACATCAACATCCTCCAGGTGTTTCTCGGCACCTTCGTGGACATGGCGGCGCACATCCTGATCACCACGCCGCTGTTCCTGCCGATCGCGATGGCTTGCGGCGTCGGCCCGGTGCAGTTCGGGATCATGCTGCTGCTGAACTGCTCGCTCGGCCTGGTGCATCCGCCGATCGGCTCGGTGCAGTTCGTCGGCTGCGCGATCGGCGAGGTGTCGATCGGCGAGACCACCAAGACCGCCTGGCCGTATTACCTGGCGATCTTCAGCGCGATCAATATCGTCACCTACTGGCCGTTCTTCTCGACCTGGCTGCCGAGCGTGATCAGCGGACATCCGGTGTTCTGA
- a CDS encoding AraC family transcriptional regulator, which yields MNPFFYRFRTDAYSAEQRFEVWRDEVNAIFDVEIERSLAHRFNYDLSTGYVGSLLMGCGKWIGQHEPVHYGVKRSPAMIRRDGLDHFYLCLGITHSLSGYAARTPIHAEASNLYVLDLAYELDSEIVAGDTLILTIARDLLPAPIRSANLHGAVLQGPLSALLGDHLFALQRQLPHLAPADMPNVERATLALVSAALTPTARTLGEAEVEIDQAVMLRVRAYIDAHLKSADLTPSRICRDIGISRAHLYRLFSRETGVAAYIQHRRLVKIRKLLEEAGSSRQRLSTLAFQYGFKSESHFSRSFRNAFGCSPSEARERAASREARLPASSLAKHSAGSLRDVLDRLDS from the coding sequence TTGAATCCCTTTTTCTATCGATTCCGCACCGATGCCTACTCGGCAGAGCAACGATTCGAGGTCTGGCGAGACGAAGTCAACGCGATCTTCGATGTCGAGATCGAACGATCGCTGGCCCATCGTTTCAACTACGACCTGAGCACCGGTTATGTCGGCTCGCTGTTGATGGGATGCGGCAAGTGGATCGGCCAGCACGAGCCGGTGCATTATGGCGTCAAGCGATCGCCGGCCATGATCCGTCGCGACGGCCTCGATCACTTCTACCTCTGCCTAGGCATCACCCACTCCCTGTCGGGATACGCGGCGCGCACGCCGATTCACGCCGAGGCGTCGAATCTCTACGTACTGGATCTGGCCTACGAGCTCGATTCGGAAATCGTCGCGGGCGACACGCTGATCCTGACGATCGCGCGGGACTTGCTGCCCGCTCCCATCCGATCCGCCAACCTGCACGGCGCCGTCCTGCAGGGGCCCTTGAGCGCCTTGCTGGGCGATCACCTGTTCGCGCTGCAACGTCAATTGCCGCATCTCGCGCCCGCCGACATGCCCAACGTCGAACGCGCGACCCTGGCGCTGGTCTCGGCCGCGCTGACGCCGACGGCACGCACGCTCGGCGAGGCCGAGGTGGAAATCGACCAGGCTGTGATGTTGCGGGTGCGTGCCTATATCGATGCGCATCTGAAGTCGGCGGATCTCACGCCATCGCGGATTTGCCGCGACATCGGCATCTCTCGCGCGCATCTGTATCGGCTGTTTTCGCGCGAGACAGGCGTTGCCGCCTATATCCAGCATCGCCGCCTGGTGAAGATCCGCAAGCTTCTCGAGGAAGCCGGATCGAGCCGGCAGCGCCTGTCGACGCTGGCATTCCAATATGGCTTCAAGAGCGAATCCCACTTCAGCCGAAGCTTCCGAAATGCTTTCGGCTGCTCGCCCAGCGAGGCTCGCGAACGCGCCGCCTCGCGCGAGGCTCGCCTGCCCGCTTCGTCACTCGCGAAACATTCCGCGGGATCGTTGCGCGACGTGCTCGATCGCCTGGATTCCTGA
- a CDS encoding AzlD domain-containing protein, whose amino-acid sequence MQILNQWLSIAVMSGITIMLRAAPLVLSKSRLRSPWVLRLNRDLPLCVMVVLISHSISGNASPAWFLLTEKIGALCVVATSYLKWRNALLSVVAGIATLSAITRIL is encoded by the coding sequence ATGCAAATATTGAATCAATGGCTTTCCATCGCTGTCATGAGCGGAATCACCATCATGCTGCGCGCAGCCCCGCTGGTCTTGAGCAAATCACGGCTCCGCTCTCCCTGGGTGCTCCGGCTCAACCGCGACTTGCCGCTCTGCGTCATGGTCGTACTCATCTCCCATTCGATCAGTGGAAACGCCTCGCCGGCTTGGTTCCTGCTGACTGAGAAAATCGGAGCACTTTGCGTCGTTGCCACCAGCTATCTGAAGTGGAGGAATGCACTTTTGAGCGTGGTAGCCGGAATTGCGACACTATCCGCCATCACCCGTATTCTTTGA